Proteins encoded together in one Cellulomonas gilvus ATCC 13127 window:
- a CDS encoding DUF456 domain-containing protein, translating into MNGVGEVVVGLVVIVGLFGVVVQVLPGALLVLGAVVVWGVVTGGVTGWTVVVVSVLATAAAAVGKYLLAGRHLKRGGVPSSTLVWGGIAGVVGFFVIPVVGLFVGFIGGTYLAEWVRVREPRPAWRATVAALQATGLTILVELAGALVCVVAWAIGLAVA; encoded by the coding sequence GTGAATGGCGTGGGTGAGGTCGTCGTCGGGCTCGTGGTGATCGTCGGGCTGTTCGGTGTCGTCGTGCAGGTGCTGCCCGGTGCGCTGCTGGTGCTCGGCGCCGTGGTCGTGTGGGGCGTGGTCACGGGTGGCGTGACCGGCTGGACGGTCGTGGTCGTGTCCGTGCTCGCGACCGCGGCCGCCGCGGTGGGCAAGTACCTGCTCGCGGGCCGTCACCTCAAGCGCGGCGGCGTGCCGTCGAGCACGCTCGTGTGGGGTGGCATCGCGGGTGTGGTCGGGTTCTTCGTGATCCCCGTGGTCGGGCTGTTCGTCGGCTTCATCGGCGGCACGTACCTGGCCGAGTGGGTCCGCGTGCGCGAGCCGCGGCCGGCCTGGCGCGCGACGGTCGCGGCGCTGCAGGCCACGGGCCTGACCATCCTGGTCGAGCTCGCGGGGGCGCTCGTGTGCGTGGTCGCATGGGCGATCGGGCTCGCCGTCGCGTAG
- a CDS encoding acyltransferase family protein — MTSTTQQTTTDDRAGRAPEPPRPVREPARHPRIHGLDGLRAIAVLAVIAYHLWPDALPGGYLGVDVFFVVSGFLITTLLLREMTTTGRLDMPAFWVRRARRLVPALLVVVVVSIVAARLTEPDLLVGIGRQVVGAVTFSTNWLEIAAGSSYFDATAPELFQPFWSLAIEEQFYVLWPLLLAGLLLGAAALHARAGARLVAVVVGAAAVVSAVLMAVLHTPGADPTRVYYGTFTHAFGLLAGAAFAIAWAGGARPLERGGAHADTPSSAGRPAAGAPTSAATRAVQWVPVGGLAVLAVLMGTLRAEGTFAYRGGIALASVAALAAVIGCASRQPRGLMRVLDLPAVVWVGERSYGLYLWHWPVILVVAAVFGDAPGSPLWWRAPLVALLVTFAFAALSHRFVETPIRRDGFRAVARRVRDAVARVPGARVAAGATALLVLTAAACVATAPDQTSTQRAVEAAQREIEERGSAPSPTHGTEPTAPTTSKPSAGASAPPSGAPAAPLDGSDVIGFGDSVLSAAAPTLFDELSQIAIDAKPIRKWLDAPALVARAEKEGRLRPVVLLHFGTNGGFQFEGSEKAFTTTLDRIGPDRQVVLYTVVGYSYWVDDANARMRELVADRPNVHVVDWNAYVAEHPGLLHADKTHPNMKGVVAYADLLRATLEDLHGA, encoded by the coding sequence GTGACATCCACGACCCAGCAGACGACGACCGACGACCGCGCCGGACGAGCCCCCGAGCCGCCGCGCCCCGTGCGCGAGCCCGCGCGGCACCCCCGCATCCACGGCCTGGACGGGCTGCGCGCGATCGCGGTGCTCGCGGTGATCGCCTACCACCTGTGGCCCGACGCGCTGCCCGGGGGCTACCTGGGCGTCGACGTGTTCTTCGTGGTCAGCGGGTTCCTCATCACGACGCTGCTGCTGCGGGAGATGACCACCACCGGGCGGCTCGACATGCCCGCGTTCTGGGTGCGCCGTGCGCGCCGCCTGGTCCCCGCGCTCCTGGTCGTGGTGGTGGTGTCGATCGTCGCCGCGCGTCTGACCGAGCCCGACCTGCTCGTCGGGATCGGCCGGCAGGTGGTGGGTGCCGTGACGTTCTCCACCAACTGGCTCGAGATCGCCGCGGGCTCGAGCTACTTCGACGCGACCGCGCCCGAGCTGTTCCAGCCGTTCTGGTCGCTCGCGATCGAGGAGCAGTTCTACGTGCTGTGGCCCCTGCTGCTCGCCGGGCTGCTGCTCGGCGCCGCGGCGCTGCACGCGCGCGCGGGTGCGCGGCTCGTCGCGGTCGTGGTGGGTGCGGCGGCGGTCGTGTCGGCCGTGCTGATGGCGGTGCTGCACACGCCGGGTGCCGACCCCACACGCGTGTACTACGGCACGTTCACGCACGCGTTCGGCCTGCTGGCCGGTGCGGCGTTCGCGATCGCGTGGGCCGGCGGCGCCCGGCCGCTCGAGCGCGGCGGGGCGCACGCCGACACGCCGTCGTCGGCCGGCCGGCCGGCCGCGGGAGCGCCGACGAGCGCCGCCACCCGGGCGGTGCAGTGGGTCCCCGTCGGCGGGCTGGCGGTGCTCGCGGTCCTCATGGGCACGCTGCGCGCCGAGGGCACCTTCGCCTACCGCGGCGGCATCGCCCTCGCATCGGTGGCCGCGCTGGCGGCGGTGATCGGGTGCGCGTCCCGGCAGCCCCGCGGGCTCATGCGCGTGCTCGACCTGCCCGCGGTCGTCTGGGTGGGGGAGCGGTCGTACGGGCTCTACCTGTGGCACTGGCCCGTGATCCTGGTGGTCGCGGCCGTGTTCGGCGACGCGCCCGGTTCGCCGCTGTGGTGGCGCGCGCCGCTCGTGGCCCTGCTCGTGACGTTCGCGTTCGCGGCGCTCAGCCACCGGTTCGTCGAGACCCCGATCCGGCGTGACGGGTTCCGCGCGGTCGCGCGGCGCGTCCGGGACGCGGTCGCGCGGGTACCCGGTGCGCGCGTCGCCGCGGGCGCGACGGCCCTGCTGGTGCTCACCGCCGCGGCATGCGTCGCCACGGCGCCCGACCAGACCTCGACCCAGCGGGCCGTCGAGGCCGCGCAGCGCGAGATCGAGGAGCGCGGGTCCGCGCCGAGCCCGACGCACGGCACCGAGCCCACCGCCCCGACGACGTCGAAGCCCTCCGCCGGGGCGTCGGCGCCGCCGTCGGGCGCGCCCGCGGCGCCGCTCGACGGGTCGGACGTCATCGGGTTCGGGGACTCGGTGCTCTCGGCGGCCGCGCCCACGCTGTTCGACGAGCTGTCGCAGATCGCGATCGACGCCAAGCCGATCCGCAAGTGGCTCGACGCACCCGCGCTGGTGGCACGCGCCGAGAAGGAGGGCCGGCTCCGCCCCGTGGTGCTGCTGCACTTCGGCACGAACGGCGGGTTCCAGTTCGAGGGCTCCGAGAAGGCGTTCACCACGACGCTCGACCGCATCGGCCCGGACCGGCAGGTGGTGCTGTACACGGTCGTCGGCTACAGCTACTGGGTCGACGACGCGAACGCGCGCATGCGTGAGCTGGTCGCGGACCGTCCCAACGTGCACGTGGTCGACTGGAACGCTTACGTCGCCGAGCACCCGGGACTGCTGCACGCGGACAAGACCCACCCGAACATGAAGGGCGTCGTGGCGTACGCCGACCTGCTGCGCGCGACCCTCGAGGACCTGCACGGCGCGTGA
- the pcrA gene encoding DNA helicase PcrA — protein MTSLFDHLALPASTGTRSHAGDPSGLPLVMPPRSDDDARAEHDAAVREERAAALLEGLNPQQREAVLHHGGPLLIVAGAGSGKTRVLTNRIAHLLATRRARAGEILAITFTNKAAAEMRERVAAQVGPAAGRMWVSTFHSACVRILRREAQTLGLRSSFSIYDAADSQRLLTLVARELDLDPKKYPAKALAHKISALKDELVDPETFASTSGGGAANDFDAALAQVYTRYQARLRQAHALDFDDLIMTTVHLLQAFPAVAEHYRRRFRHVLVDEYQDTNHAQYVLVRELVGTGTSASGEELARGELTVVGDADQSIYAFRGANIRNILEFEADYPDARTILLEQNYRSTQTILSAANAVISKNPGRKPKRLWTDSGAGAQIVAYVADDEREEARFLVEEIDRLGDTAGVRPGDVAVFYRANAQSRVIEDALVRVGLPYKLVGGTRFYERKEIKDAVAYLRAIANPDDDVNLRRILNVPKRGLGERSEAMVASFAERERISFGAALGRLDEVPGLGGRAITGLSAFAEMMADLRTLAAAAGPAEVLGAVLDRSGYLAELRASEDPQDASRVENLAELHAVATEFEQSDPDGDLADFLERVSLVADSDQIPAADGGDEQPSGPEPGVVTLMTLHTAKGLEFPVVFLTGMEDGTFPHMRSLSDPDQLAEERRLAYVGLTRARERLYISRAAIRTAWGVPNEFPPSRFLGDLPDELIDWRRRESSTSQLRGGWGSGFGSSRGGGGYGSGGRGGGQAPSGAPRREPRPALPATGATFGSATPRPDTAIPSLEVGDRVTHDAYGLGTVVALEGGGHNAVVKVDFGTEGTKRLLLRFSPVTKL, from the coding sequence ATGACGTCGCTCTTCGATCACCTCGCCCTGCCCGCCTCCACCGGTACGCGTTCGCACGCCGGCGACCCGTCCGGGCTGCCGCTCGTGATGCCGCCGCGGTCCGACGACGACGCGCGGGCCGAGCACGACGCCGCGGTCCGCGAGGAGCGGGCGGCCGCACTGCTCGAGGGGCTGAACCCGCAGCAGCGCGAGGCGGTGCTGCACCACGGCGGGCCGCTGCTCATCGTGGCCGGCGCGGGATCGGGCAAGACGCGCGTGCTCACCAACCGCATCGCGCACCTGCTGGCCACGCGCCGCGCACGCGCGGGCGAGATCCTGGCCATCACGTTCACCAACAAGGCCGCCGCGGAGATGCGCGAGCGCGTCGCGGCCCAGGTCGGGCCGGCCGCGGGGCGCATGTGGGTCTCGACGTTCCACTCGGCGTGCGTGCGCATCCTGCGGCGCGAGGCGCAGACGCTCGGGCTGCGCTCGAGCTTCTCGATCTACGACGCCGCGGACTCGCAGCGCCTGCTGACGCTCGTCGCGCGCGAGCTGGACCTGGACCCGAAGAAGTACCCGGCCAAGGCGCTCGCGCACAAGATCTCGGCGCTCAAGGACGAGCTCGTCGACCCGGAGACGTTCGCCTCGACGTCCGGCGGGGGAGCGGCGAACGACTTCGACGCCGCGCTCGCGCAGGTCTACACGCGGTACCAGGCCCGGCTGCGGCAGGCGCACGCGCTCGACTTCGACGACCTCATCATGACGACCGTGCACCTGCTGCAGGCGTTCCCCGCGGTCGCCGAGCACTACCGTCGACGCTTCCGGCACGTGCTCGTCGACGAGTACCAGGACACCAACCACGCGCAGTACGTGCTGGTGCGCGAGCTCGTGGGCACGGGGACCAGCGCGTCGGGCGAGGAGCTCGCCCGCGGTGAGCTCACGGTGGTCGGTGACGCGGACCAGTCGATCTACGCGTTCCGCGGCGCCAACATCCGCAACATCCTCGAGTTCGAGGCCGACTACCCGGACGCGCGCACGATCCTGCTGGAGCAGAACTACCGGTCGACGCAGACCATCCTGTCCGCGGCCAACGCCGTCATCAGCAAGAACCCGGGGCGCAAGCCCAAGCGGCTGTGGACCGACTCGGGCGCCGGTGCGCAGATCGTCGCGTACGTCGCGGACGACGAGCGCGAGGAGGCGCGGTTCCTGGTCGAGGAGATCGACCGGCTCGGGGACACCGCGGGCGTGCGGCCCGGCGACGTCGCGGTGTTCTACCGCGCCAACGCGCAGTCCCGCGTGATCGAGGACGCGCTCGTGCGCGTCGGGCTGCCCTACAAGCTCGTCGGCGGCACGCGGTTCTACGAGCGCAAGGAGATCAAGGACGCGGTCGCCTACCTGCGCGCGATCGCCAACCCGGACGACGACGTCAACCTGCGCCGCATCCTCAACGTGCCCAAGCGCGGGCTCGGCGAGCGGTCCGAGGCGATGGTGGCCTCGTTCGCGGAGCGCGAGCGCATCTCGTTCGGGGCCGCGCTCGGGCGGCTGGACGAGGTGCCGGGGCTCGGCGGGCGGGCGATCACGGGGCTGTCGGCGTTCGCCGAGATGATGGCGGACCTGCGCACGCTCGCGGCCGCCGCGGGCCCGGCCGAGGTGCTGGGCGCGGTGCTCGACCGTTCGGGCTACCTGGCCGAGCTGCGCGCGAGCGAGGACCCGCAGGACGCCTCCCGCGTCGAGAACCTCGCCGAGCTGCACGCCGTGGCCACGGAGTTCGAGCAGAGCGACCCCGACGGCGACCTCGCGGACTTCCTCGAGCGCGTCTCGCTCGTGGCGGACTCCGACCAGATCCCGGCGGCGGACGGCGGCGACGAGCAGCCGAGCGGGCCCGAGCCGGGCGTCGTGACGCTCATGACGCTGCACACCGCGAAGGGGCTGGAGTTCCCCGTGGTGTTCCTCACGGGCATGGAGGACGGCACGTTCCCGCACATGCGGTCGCTGTCCGACCCCGACCAGCTCGCGGAGGAGCGTCGCCTCGCCTACGTGGGCCTGACCCGCGCGCGCGAGCGCCTGTACATCTCGCGTGCCGCGATCCGCACCGCGTGGGGCGTGCCCAACGAGTTCCCGCCGAGCCGGTTCCTGGGCGACCTGCCCGACGAGCTCATCGACTGGCGCCGGCGCGAGTCGTCGACCTCGCAGCTGCGCGGCGGCTGGGGATCGGGGTTCGGTTCGTCGCGCGGGGGCGGCGGGTACGGGTCCGGTGGGCGCGGCGGTGGCCAGGCCCCGTCCGGCGCTCCGCGGCGAGAGCCGCGTCCCGCCCTGCCCGCGACCGGGGCGACGTTCGGCTCGGCCACGCCCCGCCCGGACACCGCGATCCCGTCGCTCGAGGTCGGCGACCGCGTCACGCACGACGCGTACGGCCTGGGCACGGTCGTCGCGCTCGAGGGCGGCGGGCACAACGCGGTCGTCAAGGTGGACTTCGGGACCGAGGGGACCAAGCGCCTCCTGCTCCGGTTCTCGCCGGTGACCAAGCTCTGA